The Oncorhynchus kisutch isolate 150728-3 linkage group LG20, Okis_V2, whole genome shotgun sequence genome has a segment encoding these proteins:
- the mrps6 gene encoding small ribosomal subunit protein bS6m has translation MPRYELALIVKAMQRPETAALLRRTVETLMERGAVVRGLENLGEKLLPYKISKHNERHTRGGYFLIDFHAAPGIVTGLLDHLERDIDVVRPTVLKNDPEPSNGPCCGHPVASKHQDTV, from the coding sequence ATGCCTCGATATGAACTTGCCCTCATTGTAAAGGCCATGCAGAGGCCGGAGACCGCGGCACTTTTGCGGCGCACAGTGGAAACCTTGATGGAGCGAGGCGCTGTGGTGAGAGGCTTGGAGAACCTCGGAGAGAAACTTCTACCGTACAAGATATCGAAACACAACGAGCGACACACGCGCGGTGGATACTTTCTGATTGACTTCCACGCTGCTCCCGGTATTGTCACGGGCTTGCTGGATCATCTGGAGAGGGACATTGACGTGGTGAGGCCTACGGTCTTGAAGAATGATCCGGAGCCTTCCAATGGACCCTGCTGCGGACACCCGGTGGCATCTAAACACCAGGACACCGTCTAA